Proteins from a single region of Paraglaciecola sp. T6c:
- the leuA gene encoding 2-isopropylmalate synthase, with amino-acid sequence MSNQVKIFDTTLRDGEQALAASLSMKEKLQIALALERLGVDIIEAGFPVSSPGDFRSVRSIAQEVKNATVCGLSRALEKDIDACGEALSVADNFRIHTFIATSDIHVANKLRKSQDEVVEMAVNAIKHAGRYTDDIEFSCEDAGRTPIDYLCRMVESAINAGATTVNIPDTVGYTTPTEFGGIIQNLFNRVPNIDKATISVHCHNDLGLAVANSLVAVEYGARQIECTINGIGERAGNCSLEEIAMILQTRQAMLGLNTNIRSHEISRTSKLVSQLCNMPVQSNKAIVGANAFSHSSGIHQDGVLKAQNTYEIMTPESVGINKNNLNLTSRSGRHVIKHRLEELGYKAEDYDLDTLYASFVKLADKKGQVFDYDLEALLFFDKQKPADEHYKLLYLQASSGKEIIPSATVKLQVGEEEIIESCTGNGPVDAAYKAIIKVLGHEQLEIVDFKLDSKGEGADALAQVSVIVEYNGRRFNGIGLATDIVESGVKALIHVLNNTHLADQIDHQKKQQTQTAGV; translated from the coding sequence ACCAAGTCAAAATATTCGACACCACATTACGTGATGGCGAACAAGCGCTAGCAGCCAGTTTGAGTATGAAAGAAAAACTACAAATTGCCTTAGCGCTGGAACGACTTGGTGTGGACATCATTGAGGCGGGCTTTCCGGTTTCCTCCCCTGGCGACTTTCGCTCAGTTCGCAGCATCGCACAAGAAGTAAAAAATGCCACAGTCTGCGGCTTATCTCGCGCCTTAGAAAAAGACATAGATGCCTGCGGCGAAGCATTAAGTGTTGCCGACAATTTCAGAATACACACCTTCATCGCCACCTCAGATATTCATGTCGCTAACAAATTGCGTAAGTCTCAAGACGAAGTCGTCGAGATGGCCGTTAACGCCATTAAGCACGCAGGGCGTTACACTGACGACATTGAGTTTTCTTGTGAGGATGCGGGCCGAACCCCGATTGATTACTTATGCCGCATGGTTGAGTCAGCGATTAACGCTGGCGCGACGACGGTTAACATTCCTGACACCGTTGGCTACACCACCCCCACGGAGTTTGGCGGTATTATTCAAAACTTATTTAATCGCGTGCCCAATATCGATAAAGCGACTATTTCTGTGCATTGCCACAACGATTTAGGACTGGCGGTTGCCAACTCGTTAGTCGCAGTTGAGTACGGCGCTCGTCAAATCGAATGCACTATTAACGGTATTGGTGAGCGTGCGGGTAATTGCTCGCTAGAAGAAATCGCCATGATTTTGCAAACCCGTCAAGCCATGTTAGGCCTGAACACCAACATTCGTAGTCACGAGATATCTCGCACCTCAAAACTAGTCAGCCAACTATGTAATATGCCGGTACAATCAAATAAAGCGATTGTCGGTGCCAATGCCTTTAGTCATTCTTCGGGGATTCACCAAGATGGCGTCTTAAAAGCGCAAAACACTTATGAGATAATGACCCCTGAAAGTGTCGGGATCAATAAAAACAACTTAAACCTAACCTCTCGTTCGGGTCGTCACGTTATCAAGCACCGTCTTGAGGAACTTGGCTATAAAGCCGAAGATTACGACCTAGATACTTTGTATGCCTCATTTGTAAAATTAGCGGATAAAAAAGGCCAAGTGTTCGATTACGACCTTGAAGCCTTGCTGTTTTTCGACAAACAAAAACCTGCTGACGAACACTACAAGCTACTTTATTTACAAGCCAGTTCGGGCAAAGAGATCATCCCGAGCGCGACGGTGAAGTTACAAGTGGGCGAAGAGGAAATCATCGAGTCTTGTACCGGCAACGGCCCAGTAGATGCCGCCTACAAAGCAATCATTAAAGTACTAGGCCATGAACAACTTGAAATAGTCGACTTCAAGCTTGATTCAAAAGGAGAAGGCGCTGATGCCCTCGCCCAAGTTAGCGTTATTGTTGAATATAATGGTCGTCGTTTTAACGGTATTGGTCTAGCCACAGATATCGTTGAATCAGGCGTCAAAGCCCTGATCCACGTATTGAATAACACTCATTTAGCCGATCAAATTGATCACCAGAAAAAGCAACAAACACAAACTGCCGGAGTTTAA
- the leuD gene encoding 3-isopropylmalate dehydratase small subunit, translated as MSNQSSPANAGISVHTGHVAPLNQANVDTDQIIPKQFLTSVTKSGYGKHLFHDWRYLDLHEQEPNPDFVLNKPEYQGASILLTRENFGCGSSREHAPWSLDDYGFKVVIATSFADIFYGNCINNSLLPVQLESAQIDALFDAVAQDPACQVVVDLPQQQVRFHEQVIGFDIAPHHKNNLIKGLDAIGQTLELDAKIKAFEDQQPAWQH; from the coding sequence ATGAGCAATCAATCTAGCCCAGCCAATGCTGGCATCAGCGTTCATACCGGTCATGTGGCGCCGTTAAATCAAGCCAATGTCGATACTGACCAAATCATTCCTAAGCAGTTTTTAACGTCAGTGACGAAAAGCGGTTACGGAAAGCATTTATTTCATGATTGGCGTTATTTGGATCTTCACGAACAAGAGCCAAACCCTGATTTCGTGTTAAACAAACCTGAGTATCAAGGGGCCAGTATTTTGCTAACCCGTGAAAACTTTGGTTGTGGTTCTAGCCGCGAACATGCGCCTTGGTCCCTCGATGATTACGGCTTTAAAGTCGTTATCGCGACCAGCTTTGCTGATATTTTTTACGGTAACTGCATCAATAACAGTCTGTTACCTGTGCAACTTGAAAGCGCGCAAATTGACGCCCTCTTCGACGCTGTTGCACAAGATCCAGCATGTCAGGTCGTGGTAGATTTACCCCAACAACAAGTGCGTTTTCATGAGCAGGTGATAGGTTTTGATATTGCCCCTCACCATAAAAACAATTTGATTAAGGGTTTAGACGCCATTGGGCAAACCTTAGAGCTTGATGCCAAAATTAAAGCATTTGAAGACCAACAACCCGCTTGGCAGCACTAG
- a CDS encoding GH36-type glycosyl hydrolase domain-containing protein, with translation MIEPSTDAMNTEFGYFDDQQKEYVISTPFTPSPWINYLGNDGFYGLISNTAGGYSFYQDPKFRRLTRYRYNSVPVDTSGRYFYLKCDDEIWSASGRPVANQPEKYQCRHGMGYSRFLVSHQGINSELTCFVPLGEKAEVHRLTLKNTGARHRKISLFSYIEWCLWNAEDDGTNFQRNLSTGEVEVEDGVIYHKTEYRERRDHYAFYSVNQPINGFDTDREHFLGPYRGVENPLCVEQGQSANSHAHGWSPIASHHVEVELAPGEERTLVFVLGYCEVEKAQKWLSPGVINKTPAQELIKRYADNHSVQRALDHLATHWDTLLGNFQINSPDRKFNRSLNIWNQYQNMVTFNLSRSASFYESGIGRGMGFRDSNQDTIGFAHMVPDKVKERILDLSATQKSDGSAYHQYQPLTKKGNANIGGNFNDDPMWMVLSTVNYIKETGDFSILTEKVGFDGDETGEPDHFEHLKRAFEHVVNNLGPHGLPLIGRADWNDCLNLNCFSDDPNESYQTTQRGKSDVAESLMIAGQFVLYGQDFVQLCLQLGKAELAHYAQKQVDAMRDAVLKHGWDGEWFLRAYNAKGEKIGSHENKEGQIFIESQGFCVMAGIGMQDGKARQALDSVGKRLATPHGIMLNQPAFSEYDKYLGEISSYPPGYKENAGIFCHNNPWIMVAEAMLGRGDKALEYFSSISPAYLQDVKSLHKTEPYVYSQMIAGTDAATPGQAKNSWLTGTAAWCYYAASQYILGIKPDYAGLTIAPCIPADWPSFAVSRRFRGAHYSIEVRNPDGLGSGKVQLEIDGKKVQGNLVDYSQFNGEHHVIATIVG, from the coding sequence ATGATCGAGCCGTCCACTGATGCCATGAATACCGAATTTGGCTATTTTGATGATCAGCAAAAAGAATATGTCATTTCCACGCCGTTTACGCCATCCCCATGGATAAACTACCTAGGTAACGATGGGTTTTACGGGTTAATTTCGAATACTGCTGGTGGCTATAGTTTTTATCAAGATCCCAAGTTTCGCCGTTTAACGCGTTATCGCTATAACAGTGTGCCCGTCGATACGTCAGGCCGTTATTTCTACTTAAAATGTGATGATGAGATTTGGTCTGCCTCGGGCCGACCTGTGGCTAACCAACCCGAAAAATACCAATGCCGACATGGTATGGGTTACAGCCGTTTTCTCGTGAGTCACCAAGGGATCAATTCTGAACTTACTTGCTTTGTACCTTTAGGTGAAAAGGCTGAAGTGCATCGATTGACCCTTAAAAATACTGGCGCTAGGCACCGAAAAATCAGTTTGTTTTCTTATATCGAGTGGTGTTTGTGGAACGCCGAGGATGACGGCACTAATTTTCAACGGAATTTGTCCACTGGTGAAGTGGAAGTAGAAGACGGTGTTATTTATCACAAAACCGAATACCGCGAGCGCCGAGATCACTATGCATTTTACTCGGTTAATCAACCCATCAACGGGTTTGATACCGACAGAGAGCATTTTTTAGGGCCTTATCGAGGTGTTGAAAACCCCTTATGCGTTGAACAGGGCCAGTCTGCGAATTCTCATGCCCATGGCTGGTCGCCTATCGCTTCACATCATGTAGAAGTCGAGTTAGCGCCGGGTGAAGAGCGTACCCTAGTGTTTGTTTTGGGTTACTGTGAAGTGGAAAAAGCTCAAAAATGGCTATCTCCAGGGGTCATCAATAAAACGCCGGCGCAAGAACTGATCAAGCGCTACGCCGATAACCACAGTGTGCAACGGGCGTTAGATCATTTGGCGACACACTGGGACACCTTGTTGGGTAACTTTCAAATTAACAGCCCAGACAGAAAATTTAATCGCTCACTTAATATCTGGAATCAATATCAGAACATGGTGACTTTTAATTTGTCACGCAGCGCTTCATTTTATGAATCAGGGATCGGGCGCGGCATGGGCTTTCGTGATTCAAATCAAGATACCATTGGTTTTGCCCATATGGTGCCGGATAAGGTCAAAGAGCGAATTTTAGATCTCAGTGCGACGCAAAAATCAGACGGCTCGGCATATCATCAGTATCAGCCTCTGACTAAAAAAGGTAATGCCAATATAGGTGGCAACTTTAACGATGATCCCATGTGGATGGTGTTATCAACGGTTAATTATATTAAAGAGACGGGGGATTTTTCGATTCTCACTGAAAAGGTGGGGTTTGACGGTGATGAAACTGGGGAGCCAGACCATTTTGAACATTTGAAGCGTGCTTTCGAGCATGTGGTTAACAACCTTGGGCCCCATGGGTTACCGTTAATTGGCCGAGCAGACTGGAATGATTGCTTAAACCTTAATTGTTTTTCTGACGATCCAAACGAATCCTATCAAACCACCCAGCGCGGTAAGTCTGACGTTGCAGAGTCTTTGATGATCGCGGGCCAGTTTGTGCTTTACGGTCAAGATTTTGTGCAACTCTGCTTGCAACTAGGCAAGGCTGAACTGGCCCATTATGCACAAAAGCAAGTCGATGCAATGCGCGATGCTGTGCTCAAGCATGGTTGGGATGGGGAGTGGTTTTTGCGGGCCTACAATGCCAAGGGCGAAAAAATAGGCAGTCACGAAAATAAAGAAGGCCAAATATTCATAGAATCTCAAGGGTTCTGCGTGATGGCAGGAATTGGCATGCAAGATGGCAAGGCACGCCAAGCACTCGATTCTGTTGGAAAACGATTAGCCACGCCTCACGGCATCATGCTGAACCAACCAGCGTTTAGCGAGTACGATAAATATTTGGGGGAGATATCTTCATACCCGCCCGGTTATAAAGAGAACGCGGGCATATTTTGTCATAACAATCCGTGGATCATGGTGGCAGAGGCCATGCTAGGGCGGGGCGATAAAGCACTCGAATATTTTTCCAGTATTTCGCCTGCTTACTTGCAAGACGTTAAAAGCCTGCATAAAACAGAGCCCTATGTGTACAGCCAGATGATTGCTGGGACTGATGCTGCAACGCCGGGCCAAGCTAAAAACTCATGGCTAACGGGTACAGCGGCTTGGTGCTATTACGCGGCCAGCCAATATATATTGGGCATTAAACCGGACTATGCGGGCTTAACGATAGCGCCTTGCATTCCTGCTGATTGGCCTAGCTTTGCTGTGTCGCGCCGCTTCAGAGGTGCGCATTATAGTATTGAGGTACGTAATCCCGATGGCCTTGGGTCAGGCAAGGTGCAGCTAGAAATTGATGGTAAAAAAGTGCAGGGCAATCTCGTTGATTACAGTCAATTCAACGGTGAGCATCACGTGATCGCGACAATCGTCGGTTAA
- a CDS encoding LacI family DNA-binding transcriptional regulator: MAKLGIKDIAAISGVSPATVSRTLRNPDIVSEETRKKVMKAVEEGGYTPSRFGANLRTQKSGNIIVVMPDITNQVNAGIIRAIESEAQKAGYSILLGDTQGLAEREKHYANMAQSGQADGVLLFTFHMPFNLNENQPAAKQLPPIVNSCESIPIEGISKVMIDNNAGARTAVEHLLSLGHTRIAAVMGPRDTPSTLERLEGYQAALYNAGIEVDEQLIIRGDYGLDSGIGAMEQLLKLRLRPTAVFCFSDDMAIGAMSVLQENGFRIPQDISIMGFDDIRYARLMTPALTTIHQPLEDIGKACMALLLEQLSGKSDQARYVELPFELIVRQSTGPAPNDT; encoded by the coding sequence TTGGCTAAGTTAGGCATTAAGGACATTGCAGCTATTTCTGGGGTATCCCCAGCCACAGTGTCGCGGACACTGCGCAATCCCGATATTGTCAGTGAAGAAACCCGCAAAAAAGTCATGAAGGCAGTCGAAGAAGGCGGATATACCCCGAGTCGATTCGGCGCCAATCTGCGCACCCAAAAAAGTGGCAATATTATCGTTGTCATGCCGGACATCACCAATCAAGTTAATGCTGGTATTATCCGCGCGATTGAAAGTGAAGCGCAAAAAGCCGGTTATTCTATTTTACTGGGTGACACCCAAGGCTTAGCCGAGCGTGAAAAGCACTATGCGAATATGGCGCAATCGGGCCAAGCAGACGGTGTACTCTTGTTCACCTTCCACATGCCATTTAATCTCAATGAAAATCAACCTGCGGCCAAACAACTGCCGCCTATCGTCAACTCTTGTGAATCAATCCCTATCGAAGGTATTAGCAAAGTCATGATTGACAATAACGCTGGGGCTCGTACAGCAGTTGAGCACCTTTTAAGCCTTGGTCACACGCGTATTGCTGCCGTCATGGGCCCGCGGGACACACCTAGCACGCTCGAGCGCTTAGAAGGTTATCAAGCCGCACTTTATAACGCCGGCATCGAGGTAGACGAGCAGTTAATCATTCGCGGAGATTACGGCTTAGATTCAGGCATCGGCGCCATGGAGCAGTTACTCAAATTGCGACTTAGACCCACCGCAGTGTTTTGCTTCAGTGATGATATGGCCATCGGCGCCATGAGTGTCTTGCAAGAGAATGGTTTTCGCATTCCCCAAGACATATCTATCATGGGGTTTGATGATATTCGCTACGCTAGGTTAATGACCCCAGCCCTGACCACGATCCACCAGCCCTTGGAAGATATAGGCAAGGCCTGTATGGCGCTGTTACTAGAGCAACTATCGGGTAAATCTGATCAAGCAAGATACGTTGAATTGCCGTTTGAGCTAATCGTTCGCCAAAGTACAGGCCCTGCGCCTAACGATACTTAA
- the leuC gene encoding 3-isopropylmalate dehydratase large subunit produces the protein MSTTLYDKIFQAHIVDEIGDDALLYIDRHLIHEVTSPQAFDGLAQKGRKVRRPDLTFATMDHSISTRSLAIDACGPANKLQLQTLADNCEANGIQLFPVGHQKQGIVHVMGPELGLIKPGMTVVCGDSHTATHGAFGALAFGIGTSQVEHVFATQTLKQSKGKCMQVKVNGARPLGVTAKDIILAIIGKIGHAGATGCVIEYCGDTIEGLSMEERMTVCNMSIEAGAKAGLIAPDQTTFDYLAGREYAPKGADWDAAVAYWKTLKSDTDAKFDIVVELAATDIAPQVTWGTNPGQVIGVNQPIPAPEDFSDPIDRDSAVKALKYMDIQAGQKLADLTVNHVFIGSCTNGRIEDMRAAAAIAKQGKVAENVTAIVVPGSVAVKAQAEAEQLDKIFLDAGFEWRLPGCSMCLGMNDDILSQGDRCASTSNRNFEGRQGRGARTHLVSPAMAAAAALAGRFADTRDFIAND, from the coding sequence ATGAGTACCACCTTATACGACAAAATATTTCAGGCCCATATTGTCGATGAAATCGGCGACGATGCATTATTGTATATCGATCGTCATTTAATCCATGAAGTTACCTCCCCGCAAGCGTTCGATGGCTTGGCGCAAAAAGGACGTAAAGTCCGTCGTCCTGATCTGACCTTCGCCACCATGGATCACAGCATATCAACGCGCTCTCTCGCCATAGATGCGTGCGGCCCAGCGAACAAACTACAACTTCAAACCCTAGCAGACAATTGCGAAGCTAACGGCATTCAGTTGTTCCCTGTGGGTCATCAAAAGCAAGGTATTGTACATGTAATGGGCCCTGAACTTGGCCTAATCAAACCAGGAATGACTGTGGTTTGTGGCGATTCACACACAGCCACCCACGGTGCTTTCGGCGCACTTGCCTTTGGTATTGGAACGTCTCAAGTTGAGCACGTATTCGCGACCCAAACTCTTAAGCAGAGTAAAGGTAAGTGCATGCAAGTTAAGGTCAATGGCGCTCGCCCACTTGGGGTAACGGCAAAAGACATCATCTTAGCCATTATTGGTAAAATTGGTCATGCCGGTGCCACAGGATGCGTTATCGAATATTGCGGTGACACCATTGAAGGTTTGAGCATGGAAGAGCGCATGACAGTATGTAACATGAGCATTGAAGCCGGTGCAAAGGCTGGCTTAATTGCCCCTGACCAAACCACATTTGACTACCTTGCAGGTCGTGAATATGCGCCAAAAGGCGCAGACTGGGATGCCGCTGTAGCCTATTGGAAGACCCTTAAATCAGATACAGATGCTAAATTTGATATTGTGGTAGAACTGGCCGCTACAGACATCGCACCACAAGTGACTTGGGGCACCAACCCAGGCCAAGTGATTGGGGTCAATCAGCCTATTCCTGCGCCAGAAGACTTTAGTGATCCTATCGACCGTGACTCAGCCGTTAAAGCGTTGAAATACATGGATATACAAGCAGGTCAAAAATTAGCAGATCTAACCGTAAATCACGTATTTATCGGCTCATGTACCAATGGCCGTATTGAAGATATGCGTGCGGCTGCCGCGATTGCTAAGCAAGGCAAAGTCGCAGAGAACGTCACCGCTATTGTGGTACCAGGTTCTGTGGCAGTTAAAGCACAAGCAGAAGCCGAGCAACTCGATAAAATCTTCCTCGATGCAGGCTTTGAGTGGCGCTTACCTGGTTGTTCAATGTGCCTAGGCATGAATGATGACATTCTAAGCCAAGGTGATCGCTGTGCTTCTACCAGCAACCGTAACTTTGAGGGTCGCCAAGGCCGCGGTGCTCGTACACACTTGGTCAGCCCTGCAATGGCCGCAGCAGCAGCTTTAGCCGGGCGTTTCGCCGATACCCGTGACTTCATTGCCAACGATTAA
- the leuB gene encoding 3-isopropylmalate dehydrogenase, translated as MSNYNIAVLAGDGIGPEVMQEAKKVLSVVEQKFNLTFTLNEFDVGGIAIDNHGKALPEATLKGCEDAQAILFGSIGGPKWDSLPLEERPERAALLALRGHFDLFSNLRPAKIYPGLESLSPLRADIAASGFDVLVVRELTSGIYFGQPKGIEGEGEEQFAYDTMRYSKKEIRRIAISAFEAAQKRGKKVTSVDKANVLVCSRLWREVTEEVAKDYPDVTLEHIYIDNATMQLLRYPGDFDVMLCSNLFGDIISDECAMITGSMGLLPSASINSENFGLYEPAGGSAPDIAGKGIANPIAQILSASMLLRFSLNLNDAADAIDAAVLKTLADGVLTGELLSPENHDQAKSTSEVGDYIANIIASANA; from the coding sequence ATGTCAAATTATAACATTGCCGTATTAGCGGGAGATGGCATTGGCCCAGAGGTCATGCAAGAAGCGAAGAAAGTATTATCAGTTGTAGAGCAAAAATTTAATCTGACGTTTACGCTGAATGAATTTGATGTTGGCGGAATCGCCATCGACAATCACGGTAAAGCCCTACCTGAGGCAACGCTGAAAGGCTGTGAAGATGCTCAAGCCATTTTGTTTGGCTCCATTGGCGGCCCAAAATGGGACAGCCTACCGTTGGAGGAGCGCCCTGAACGAGCAGCCCTATTGGCTTTACGCGGTCACTTTGATTTGTTCAGTAACTTGCGCCCAGCGAAAATCTATCCGGGTCTTGAGTCTTTATCTCCTCTGCGTGCAGATATTGCCGCCAGCGGTTTTGATGTCCTTGTTGTACGCGAACTAACAAGTGGTATTTATTTTGGCCAGCCAAAGGGCATCGAAGGTGAAGGCGAAGAGCAATTCGCTTATGACACCATGCGTTACAGCAAAAAAGAAATTCGCCGTATCGCCATCAGTGCCTTTGAAGCCGCACAAAAACGTGGCAAAAAAGTCACATCGGTTGATAAAGCTAACGTATTAGTGTGCAGTCGTTTATGGCGTGAAGTCACCGAAGAAGTCGCTAAAGACTACCCAGACGTGACGCTAGAACACATCTACATTGACAACGCGACCATGCAATTATTACGTTACCCCGGCGATTTTGATGTGATGCTATGTTCAAACTTGTTCGGGGACATTATCTCAGACGAGTGCGCCATGATTACAGGCTCAATGGGTTTATTGCCATCAGCTAGCATAAACAGCGAAAACTTTGGTTTATATGAGCCTGCAGGCGGCTCAGCACCGGACATCGCAGGCAAAGGCATTGCTAACCCCATTGCGCAAATTTTATCAGCATCTATGCTACTGCGATTTAGCTTAAATCTAAATGACGCTGCAGATGCAATTGATGCCGCCGTGTTGAAAACGCTGGCAGATGGCGTATTAACCGGTGAGCTACTTAGCCCAGAAAACCACGACCAAGCCAAATCGACCAGTGAAGTAGGCGACTATATAGCGAATATTATCGCCAGCGCAAACGCATAA
- a CDS encoding MFS transporter, with protein MKTLPLYEKIGYAMGDAAANLVWRGALAYLAVFYTDTFGLAASAAAILFLVVRLTDGVTDIIMGMIADRTHTAWGKFRPWILWSTPFLGAFMVLCFTTPNLSDTGKLVYAYLTYIGLTLAYTVNNVPYSALMGVMTEDDKERTSLSGFRFAGAFVGGLFVMGFLPSLVAMLGSGDDVQGYQYTMYVFAGLLMALMVTSVATTKERVIPIEQVRGSFRSELWDLAKQSPFVLVPLLSMSLFFYYRNLATGVLFVLVFATATWLVRRMLSRPRGDVSGTQQDMLDLLTNRPWLILLGMGFLTMMFNGIKYSVIAYYFKYFVGDELLTGQYFIALLVVSIIGALCTSYLANKLGRRNLFIVALLLSSALTCGFYWIPGEDIGYIFILGCSAEFFAAMMPTLFFSMLGDAADYSEWRNGRRATGLVYSAGTFVQKTGNGFAGALVLVVLAGYGYDGMDASTIEASLPGMQQLMSFIPAAFGLAGALLMLFYPLTDKKQQLMNTQLIERRNAIQTNHQ; from the coding sequence ATGAAAACCTTACCCTTATACGAGAAAATTGGCTACGCCATGGGGGACGCGGCTGCGAATTTGGTGTGGCGTGGCGCCTTAGCTTACTTAGCTGTGTTCTATACCGATACGTTTGGCTTGGCAGCGTCTGCTGCGGCTATTTTATTTTTGGTGGTGCGCCTGACCGATGGTGTAACAGACATCATCATGGGGATGATTGCTGATCGTACTCACACCGCTTGGGGTAAATTTCGACCTTGGATTTTGTGGTCTACCCCTTTTTTAGGGGCGTTTATGGTGCTGTGCTTCACCACACCAAACTTGAGTGACACAGGCAAATTAGTTTATGCCTATTTGACCTACATAGGTCTAACGCTGGCGTACACCGTTAATAACGTCCCTTATTCTGCTTTGATGGGGGTGATGACCGAAGATGATAAAGAGCGCACTAGCTTGTCTGGATTTCGTTTTGCTGGTGCCTTCGTGGGAGGCTTATTTGTGATGGGTTTTCTGCCAAGCCTAGTAGCTATGTTAGGGAGCGGTGACGACGTGCAAGGGTATCAGTACACCATGTATGTGTTCGCAGGCCTATTAATGGCTCTTATGGTGACATCCGTCGCAACGACAAAAGAGCGGGTTATTCCCATTGAACAAGTGCGCGGCAGCTTTCGCAGTGAGTTATGGGATTTAGCCAAACAATCTCCTTTTGTACTTGTGCCACTGCTCTCAATGAGCCTATTTTTCTATTACCGCAATCTTGCGACTGGCGTTCTGTTTGTGCTGGTTTTCGCAACCGCTACCTGGTTGGTGCGCCGGATGTTAAGTCGTCCTCGGGGAGATGTGTCAGGTACCCAGCAAGACATGCTCGATCTGTTGACGAATCGCCCTTGGCTTATTCTACTTGGGATGGGCTTTCTTACTATGATGTTCAACGGTATTAAGTACAGCGTGATTGCATATTACTTCAAGTACTTTGTGGGCGATGAGTTACTCACAGGCCAGTATTTTATCGCCTTGTTGGTAGTGTCAATCATAGGTGCACTGTGCACTAGCTACTTAGCGAATAAGCTTGGTCGGCGAAATTTGTTTATTGTTGCCCTGCTTCTAAGTAGTGCCCTAACGTGCGGGTTTTATTGGATACCAGGGGAAGACATTGGCTACATATTTATTCTTGGCTGTAGCGCGGAATTTTTTGCTGCAATGATGCCAACCTTATTCTTTAGCATGTTAGGTGATGCCGCTGATTACTCAGAATGGCGGAACGGTCGCCGGGCGACTGGCCTTGTATATTCCGCGGGGACTTTTGTGCAAAAAACCGGTAACGGTTTCGCAGGCGCGTTGGTGCTGGTTGTGTTGGCGGGCTATGGCTATGACGGTATGGATGCGAGCACGATTGAAGCCTCACTCCCTGGCATGCAACAGCTTATGAGCTTTATTCCCGCAGCTTTTGGGTTAGCCGGAGCATTGCTGATGCTGTTTTATCCATTAACGGATAAAAAGCAACAGCTAATGAACACCCAGCTTATTGAGCGCAGAAACGCCATTCAAACTAATCATCAATAG
- a CDS encoding CreA family protein, with product MNKILVVISSVFLLSACDSNEVGDVSLGLFTTKDIKLNILQDPIVSGVTCHVASIEADLSFSDPSDSSIACRQTGEITPEMIAQIDKSESGDVVFKKSKSVFFKSMKIRRIFDARSQTLMYVSYSTKETSGSFKHSLSTVPLWGTKAFNTYTGS from the coding sequence ATGAATAAAATACTAGTCGTCATCAGCAGTGTATTTCTGTTAAGTGCATGTGATTCAAACGAAGTGGGTGATGTGAGCTTAGGCTTATTTACCACCAAAGACATTAAGCTAAATATACTGCAAGACCCCATTGTCAGTGGTGTAACCTGCCATGTAGCAAGCATTGAAGCCGATCTTAGTTTTTCCGATCCATCGGACAGCTCTATCGCTTGTCGTCAAACTGGGGAAATCACCCCTGAAATGATTGCCCAAATCGACAAGTCAGAATCCGGAGATGTGGTCTTCAAAAAATCCAAAAGTGTATTTTTCAAGAGCATGAAAATACGCCGAATTTTTGATGCACGCAGTCAAACCCTAATGTATGTTTCTTACTCCACGAAAGAGACATCAGGCAGCTTTAAACATAGTCTTTCGACCGTTCCCTTGTGGGGAACAAAAGCATTCAACACCTATACTGGCTCTTAA